The window TCCTCAGGACACGGGTCTTGACCCGGTGCTTCTTCTCAGGCAGCAGGGTCAGCTTGATGTAGGGGTCAGAAGTCAGGGACTGATCGTCGGTCGGAGTCAGCCCGTGGGCCTCCTTAATGTGAACCACGAAGGCCTTCTTCTCTGAGTTGTACTCCAGGGAGAAGTGGAGGGTCCCAAGGCCGACATTGGGGCCTCCGTCCTGGGGTTTGTTGTGGTCCGCATCCCCTTGGGTGTGGGTGGTGGCCTGGCTGGAGAGACTGCCACTGGTGGGGGTGACCAGGGCCAGGTCTCTAACCCCAGTTTGGGTGAACCCTGGGTGGGGCATGGGGAGGTCCAAGTCTGGGGAGCTGCGGACCTTGGTGTGGATCTGGACGTTGGGGTGTGGGGGTTTGGTGGTGATGGTGAAGTTGTCGTTCAGGTCTTGTTGTTTTTCCAGGTCGAGGTGGAGGGCCGTTCTGCCCTCTGCTGGGCTGGAGgccacttgttgttgttgtttaccatTGGTGCtgtttacattacagttttcGTTGACGTCGATCTTGCTGTCTAACTTCTTGTCGCTGAGGCTCTCTGGGTAGATGTCGATGCCTTTGAGCATGTGCATGAACTTGTAGGGTGTTGTCCCTTGGGACTTGGTGTTCTTACGTTGGCAGCAGATCCAGGCGAAGATGGAGACGCAGGACACTAGGCCAAACACACTCACCACGGCAACACTCACCGGCACCTCTGCtatggagaaggggggggggggggacagagagagtaggggagaaggaggagggagtgagagaaagataaATTCATAATTTTGTCATGTTTTTGTAactgtccctccctcctgttaatctattgtctgtctgttgagtgtgtgtctctctgtgtgtgtgtgaatgtgcggAAGCTTCCTTTGTCTTACTAGGTCTGTAGATGAATGTAATGACAAGCTGCGTCAGAATCCCACTGCTTAATACTAATTACTAAtagactgaatgactgactggctgactgactgatgcaCTGTCTGAGTCAGAGACAGCATAACAACACAATCTCGGGtcgtgtcacaaatggcaccttattccatacggacactggtcaaaagtattgcactatatagggtatagggtgccagaGACATCACACTGTCATATAATAACAGTACAATCTGTGACTCCTCCAATACATGACTGACTAATCAAGGCCCATATAGAGTCATGACATATACTGAATATGAATCGAGAAAATGCCTTTTTGACATAAACATTTAGATGTCATGGCGATTTGAAGACAACGTGATTCACTTGCTTGTTGATTTATCTTACTGATTAATGATGAAATAACTATCACTAATCTCAAATAGTAATCTAATCAGATGAGCGACTGGGGTGCTTGGTTAGTTAGCAACACAAATGGATATTCTTAGCTTAGTGTCAGAGCACAAACTGGGTAGGCAACCCCAGTGCATTAGGACATGACAGGATATTTTCAATATGATCTACTAAATAAATAAAGGATAAACACATTTAACAAAtagtgaatagggtaccatttgtgaCGTAACTGAATATTACCAACCAAAATAACAGACACAGGGGCTTCCCGAGTTCTCCCACCAACTATTGGCTGCTCCCACTCAAATAAGACCTTTTTCCCATCCCAGCTACTTACCAAACTGCATTTCTTTCGTCACCATTGGAGCCATGGTCCCGCTCGCTCGCGTGCTCTATCCAAGGTTCTGAAAACGCTCCCTCTTCGGCTTATTTCAGCGCTCGTGCTCTATAAACCTACCGTTAACCAACAACCCTGCTCACCAATAGCCAACCTCTCTCGGTAGCTTATATCTAGGTATATCTCCTTGACAGCAAATAGCGATTGTTTTTTATGATGTGACTCCTTCAATAATTTAATCTGTTTGTTTCCGTTTCATAAACCAAACCCAGCTGTTCCTTTCAGAGAGGCGAAGGTTGGTATTCTCCGT of the Oncorhynchus gorbuscha isolate QuinsamMale2020 ecotype Even-year linkage group LG25, OgorEven_v1.0, whole genome shotgun sequence genome contains:
- the syt4 gene encoding synaptotagmin-4 isoform X1, translated to MAPMVTKEMQFAEVPVSVAVVSVFGLVSCVSIFAWICCQRKNTKSQGTTPYKFMHMLKGIDIYPESLSDKKLDSKIDVNENCNVNSTNGKQQQQVASSPAEGRTALHLDLEKQQDLNDNFTITTKPPHPNVQIHTKVRSSPDLDLPMPHPGFTQTGVRDLALVTPTSGSLSSQATTHTQGDADHNKPQDGGPNVGLGTLHFSLEYNSEKKAFVVHIKEAHGLTPTDDQSLTSDPYIKLTLLPEKKHRVKTRVLRKTLDPVFDETFSFYGIPMVRVQELSLHFMVLSFDRFSRDEVIGEMLIPLAGIDLTEGRVLMSREIIQKNVRRSAGRGELLLSLCYQSTTSTLTVVVLKARHLLKTDNHRPSDPYVKVNLFKGKKRVSKKKTHVKKCSPNPVFNELFVFDMASQEGLKETSVELLLMDSESQPTRRGDSSHSPNPILGRLILGTASAGTPGEHWREICDHPRRQIAKWHILSED
- the syt4 gene encoding synaptotagmin-4 isoform X2; translation: MAPMVTKEMQFEVPVSVAVVSVFGLVSCVSIFAWICCQRKNTKSQGTTPYKFMHMLKGIDIYPESLSDKKLDSKIDVNENCNVNSTNGKQQQQVASSPAEGRTALHLDLEKQQDLNDNFTITTKPPHPNVQIHTKVRSSPDLDLPMPHPGFTQTGVRDLALVTPTSGSLSSQATTHTQGDADHNKPQDGGPNVGLGTLHFSLEYNSEKKAFVVHIKEAHGLTPTDDQSLTSDPYIKLTLLPEKKHRVKTRVLRKTLDPVFDETFSFYGIPMVRVQELSLHFMVLSFDRFSRDEVIGEMLIPLAGIDLTEGRVLMSREIIQKNVRRSAGRGELLLSLCYQSTTSTLTVVVLKARHLLKTDNHRPSDPYVKVNLFKGKKRVSKKKTHVKKCSPNPVFNELFVFDMASQEGLKETSVELLLMDSESQPTRRGDSSHSPNPILGRLILGTASAGTPGEHWREICDHPRRQIAKWHILSED